In Coriobacteriia bacterium, one genomic interval encodes:
- the secY gene encoding preprotein translocase subunit SecY, with amino-acid sequence MLTAIANAFRVPELRRKILFTLAIIGLYRVGSFIPVPGVNIDVIKSQVENAATLGLLNLFSGGALEQFAVFSLGIMPYITSSIIMQLLQGVIPQLERWQKEGESGQRRITQITRYLTLGIALLQSFGLLTVFRPALAVASGANSVPLWFTNLVIVISLIAGTALIMWFGELITQRGIGNGMSLIIFTSIVAQFPIAIVQSIQFGSGLFTVAMVVIILFVIAAIVTIERGQRRIPVQYAKRVVGRKVYGGSGTYIPLKINGANVVPIIFASALLFFPSQLVYFFPNQQWLQSSANALANGPVNWITMFVLIVFFTYFYTALVFNPIDLSDNLRKSGGFIPGVRPGATTVRYIENVLNRITLPGAFFLGAIAVIPSMVFSVTQNQLVQQFGGTSILIMVGVALETMTQVESQLKMRHYEGFFK; translated from the coding sequence GTGCTAACCGCAATCGCGAATGCATTTCGCGTCCCGGAGCTCCGCCGTAAGATACTGTTCACCCTGGCCATCATCGGTCTGTACCGGGTTGGCTCGTTCATCCCGGTGCCGGGCGTGAACATCGACGTCATCAAGAGCCAGGTTGAGAACGCAGCGACTCTCGGTCTTCTGAACCTCTTCTCCGGCGGTGCGCTCGAGCAGTTCGCGGTGTTCTCGCTCGGAATCATGCCCTACATCACATCGTCGATCATCATGCAGCTGCTGCAGGGCGTCATCCCGCAGCTTGAGCGGTGGCAGAAGGAAGGCGAGTCCGGTCAGCGCAGGATCACCCAGATCACGCGCTACCTGACTCTGGGTATCGCCTTGCTGCAGTCGTTCGGTCTGCTGACGGTGTTCCGCCCTGCTCTCGCCGTGGCCTCCGGCGCCAACTCGGTGCCGCTGTGGTTCACGAACCTCGTCATCGTGATCTCCCTCATCGCGGGTACAGCGCTCATCATGTGGTTTGGCGAGCTGATCACTCAGCGGGGCATCGGAAACGGCATGTCGCTGATCATCTTCACGAGCATCGTGGCGCAGTTCCCGATCGCGATCGTGCAGTCGATCCAGTTCGGCAGCGGTCTGTTCACTGTCGCGATGGTGGTGATCATCCTGTTCGTGATCGCGGCCATCGTCACGATCGAGCGGGGACAGCGCCGTATCCCGGTCCAGTACGCCAAGCGCGTCGTGGGTCGCAAGGTCTACGGCGGATCGGGTACCTATATCCCGCTCAAGATCAACGGCGCGAACGTGGTCCCGATCATCTTCGCCTCGGCGCTGCTGTTCTTCCCCAGCCAGCTGGTCTACTTCTTCCCGAATCAGCAGTGGCTCCAGTCCAGCGCCAATGCACTCGCGAACGGGCCGGTCAACTGGATCACGATGTTTGTCCTCATCGTGTTCTTCACCTACTTCTACACCGCACTCGTCTTCAACCCCATCGACCTTTCGGACAACCTGCGCAAGAGCGGTGGGTTCATCCCCGGGGTGCGTCCTGGCGCGACGACGGTGCGCTACATCGAGAACGTCCTGAACCGCATCACGTTGCCCGGCGCATTCTTCCTGGGAGCGATCGCGGTCATCCCGTCGATGGTCTTCAGCGTCACACAGAACCAGCTGGTGCAGCAGTTCGGTGGCACGTCCATCCTCATCATGGTGGGTGTCGCGCTCGAGACCATGACGCAGGTGGAGAGCCAGCTCAAGATGCGCCACTACGAGGGCTTCTTCAAGTAG
- a CDS encoding adenylate kinase codes for MNIVLLGAPGAGKGTQAASIIEAYGVPHISTGDILRASVAAGTPLGLEAKRFMDAGELVPDSVVIGLVKTRLQEPDTEPGFILDGFPRTTAQAEALDVELDTLDKQIGAAIAITVDPEVIVGRLTSRRTCRACGRITSASEGDTCATCAGELYQRDDDNEATVRNRLAVYEKSTAPLIDYYRSRGVLSEIDGDRPVDVVWADVRAALEA; via the coding sequence ATGAACATCGTCTTGCTCGGTGCACCGGGCGCAGGAAAGGGCACGCAGGCCGCGAGCATCATCGAGGCTTACGGTGTGCCGCACATCTCGACCGGTGACATTCTGCGCGCATCCGTTGCGGCGGGCACGCCGCTCGGTCTGGAGGCCAAGCGGTTCATGGATGCCGGGGAGCTCGTTCCCGACTCCGTGGTGATCGGGCTCGTGAAGACTCGGTTGCAGGAGCCTGACACCGAGCCAGGGTTCATCTTGGACGGCTTTCCTCGGACCACGGCTCAGGCCGAGGCCCTTGACGTTGAGCTCGACACGCTCGACAAGCAGATTGGTGCAGCGATCGCGATCACCGTCGACCCTGAGGTCATCGTCGGTCGCCTGACGTCTCGGCGCACGTGTCGTGCGTGTGGGCGGATCACGAGCGCCTCTGAGGGCGACACCTGCGCCACCTGCGCCGGCGAACTCTACCAGCGTGACGACGACAACGAGGCGACGGTACGCAATCGGCTCGCCGTCTACGAGAAGTCGACAGCACCTCTGATCGACTACTACCGTTCGCGCGGCGTGCTGAGCGAGATCGACGGCGATCGTCCCGTAGATGTCGTGTGGGCTGACGTTCGTGCGGCGCTGGAGGCGTAG
- the map gene encoding type I methionyl aminopeptidase translates to MIVRKSASEIEIMREAGRISARALRLVGEGVRPGVTTRELDEIAEAAIVDAGATPAFKGYHGFPATLCTSLNNQVVHGIPSKTCRLTEGDIVSVDVGAIFDGYYGDNAATFAVGRISDEATRLLETTERSLYAGIAACVVGGHLYDIGAAVQGVAEAAGFGVVREYVGHGIGSAMHEDPNVPNYGVAGTGTVLRSGMVFAIEPMINAGGFPVDALSDGWTVVTRDGSLSAHFEHTVAITDDGPMVLTLE, encoded by the coding sequence GTGATCGTCCGCAAGTCGGCTTCTGAGATAGAGATCATGCGAGAGGCCGGGCGCATCAGCGCCCGGGCTCTTCGTCTTGTAGGAGAGGGCGTTCGTCCGGGTGTCACCACGCGTGAGCTCGACGAGATCGCGGAGGCGGCCATCGTTGACGCGGGCGCGACCCCAGCCTTCAAGGGCTACCATGGGTTCCCCGCGACGTTGTGCACGTCGCTCAACAACCAGGTCGTCCACGGGATTCCGTCGAAGACGTGCAGATTGACTGAGGGCGATATCGTGTCGGTCGACGTCGGGGCCATCTTCGATGGCTACTACGGCGACAACGCAGCCACGTTTGCGGTAGGTCGCATCTCGGATGAGGCGACGCGGCTGCTGGAGACGACCGAGCGCTCGCTTTACGCCGGAATCGCCGCCTGCGTCGTCGGCGGCCACCTGTACGACATTGGAGCGGCGGTGCAAGGGGTCGCAGAAGCCGCTGGATTCGGCGTCGTGCGTGAGTACGTCGGGCACGGAATCGGAAGTGCGATGCACGAAGATCCCAACGTCCCGAACTACGGGGTGGCCGGCACGGGAACGGTTCTGCGTTCGGGTATGGTGTTCGCCATCGAGCCGATGATCAACGCTGGCGGATTCCCCGTGGACGCGCTCTCTGATGGCTGGACGGTCGTGACACGGGACGGCTCGTTGTCGGCCCACTTCGAGCATACCGTGGCGATAACCGACGACGGACCGATGGTTCTTACGCTCGAGTGA
- the infA gene encoding translation initiation factor IF-1, which yields MVKKDDAIELEGTVVEPLPNAMFRVELENGHKVLAHISGKMRMHYIRILPGDKVVVELSPYDLSRGRITYRYK from the coding sequence GTGGTAAAGAAGGACGATGCCATAGAGCTTGAGGGCACGGTGGTTGAGCCGCTGCCCAACGCGATGTTTCGTGTAGAGCTCGAGAACGGCCACAAAGTCCTCGCTCATATCTCCGGAAAGATGCGAATGCACTACATCCGTATCCTGCCCGGAGACAAGGTCGTCGTGGAGCTCTCCCCGTACGACTTGTCCCGAGGGCGCATCACGTACCGGTACAAGTGA
- the rpmJ gene encoding 50S ribosomal protein L36, with translation MKVRPSVKKMCDKCKVIRRHGRVLVICENPRHKQRQG, from the coding sequence ATGAAGGTACGTCCTTCAGTCAAGAAGATGTGTGACAAGTGCAAGGTCATCCGGCGCCATGGTCGGGTCCTCGTGATCTGCGAGAACCCGCGCCACAAGCAGCGCCAGGGCTAG
- the rpsM gene encoding 30S ribosomal protein S13 gives MARIAGVDLPREKRVEIGLTYIFGIGLTTSQLIVRETGVNPDTRVRDLTEEEVVRLREFIDKNLKIEGDLRRETAQNIKRLMEIGCYRGLRHRKGLPVRGQRTHTNARTRKGPRRQIGAKKKGK, from the coding sequence GTGGCCCGTATCGCAGGTGTCGACCTTCCGCGCGAGAAGCGCGTTGAGATCGGCCTGACCTACATATTCGGCATCGGTCTTACGACCAGCCAGCTCATCGTGCGTGAGACCGGGGTCAACCCGGACACGCGCGTCCGCGACCTCACTGAGGAGGAAGTCGTCCGCCTCCGTGAGTTCATCGACAAGAATCTCAAGATCGAGGGTGACCTCCGTCGCGAGACGGCGCAGAACATCAAGCGCCTCATGGAGATCGGCTGCTACCGCGGCCTGCGCCACCGTAAGGGCCTGCCCGTTCGCGGACAGCGGACCCATACGAACGCTCGCACCCGCAAGGGTCCGCGACGCCAGATCGGCGCCAAGAAGAAGGGCAAGTAA
- the rpsK gene encoding 30S ribosomal protein S11, whose translation MAAKKKNVRTRLKRSERKNIAVGQAHIKSTFNNTIVSITDPSGNVIAWQSAGTVGFKGSRKSTPFAAQLAAEACAKMAQEHGLKKVTVFVKGPGSGRETAIRSLQAAGLEIASIQDCTPVPHNGCRPRKRRRV comes from the coding sequence ATGGCCGCCAAGAAGAAGAATGTGCGCACTCGTCTCAAGCGCAGCGAGCGCAAGAATATCGCTGTGGGCCAGGCGCACATCAAGAGCACGTTCAACAACACCATCGTGAGCATCACCGACCCCTCGGGCAACGTCATCGCGTGGCAGTCGGCCGGTACTGTGGGCTTCAAGGGTTCGCGTAAGTCGACCCCGTTCGCCGCCCAGCTTGCCGCCGAAGCCTGCGCAAAGATGGCCCAGGAGCACGGTCTCAAGAAGGTCACGGTCTTCGTCAAGGGTCCGGGTTCGGGCCGCGAGACCGCGATTCGCTCACTGCAGGCCGCTGGGCTCGAGATCGCGAGCATCCAGGACTGCACCCCTGTTCCGCACAACGGCTGCCGGCCGCGCAAGCGCCGTCGCGTCTAG
- the rpsD gene encoding 30S ribosomal protein S4, producing the protein MARYTGADCRLCRREGIKLFLKGDRCYGDKCAIERRPYPPGMAGKKRPRDSEYRVQLREKQRTKRIYGLLEKQFRSYYETASRQSGITGENLLRLLESRLDNVVYRLGFAKSRDEARQVVRHGHITVNGRRVDIPSYRVRPGEIIAVGPKARDMLVIKTALIVSEKISVPGWLEVDIEKLQGKILSLPTREMIDAPVREQLIVELYSK; encoded by the coding sequence ATGGCACGTTATACCGGGGCAGACTGTCGTCTGTGCCGCCGCGAAGGTATCAAGCTCTTCCTCAAGGGTGACCGCTGCTATGGCGATAAGTGCGCCATCGAGCGTCGCCCCTATCCGCCGGGTATGGCGGGGAAGAAGCGGCCGCGCGACAGTGAGTACCGCGTTCAGTTGCGCGAGAAGCAGCGCACCAAGCGCATCTACGGCCTGCTCGAGAAGCAGTTCCGTTCGTACTATGAGACCGCGAGCCGCCAGTCCGGCATCACGGGCGAGAACCTTCTTCGCCTGCTTGAGAGCCGTCTGGACAACGTCGTCTACCGTCTTGGCTTCGCCAAGTCGCGTGATGAGGCGCGTCAGGTCGTGCGTCACGGTCACATCACCGTGAACGGTCGCCGGGTGGATATCCCGTCGTACCGCGTTCGTCCGGGCGAGATCATCGCCGTGGGGCCGAAGGCCAGGGACATGCTCGTGATCAAGACGGCACTCATCGTGTCCGAGAAGATCTCGGTTCCGGGTTGGCTCGAGGTTGATATCGAGAAGCTGCAGGGCAAGATACTGTCGCTGCCGACGCGCGAGATGATCGACGCACCGGTTCGCGAGCAGCTTATCGTCGAGCTTTACTCGAAGTAG
- a CDS encoding DNA-directed RNA polymerase subunit alpha produces MTEFMRPQVTVDQVDDRVARYIVEPLERGFGYTLGNCMRRVLLSSLQGAAATSIRVEGIQHEFASIEGVREDVTDVVLNVKGLVFRDSGVGAGDAVATLNVAGPATITGADLKVPTEFELVNPEHVIANLNDKGKLEMSIRIGVGRGYVSADRNKRAEDPIGVINIDSLFSPVNRCTYVVENTRVGQRTDYDRLTLEVETNGAIDPGEAVARAGHIIDEHMMLFVDQASGVMPEEGIFLAPDDNDEGMLDTPIEELDLSVRSYNCLKRQGVNTIGQLTECSEQDLLNIRNFGAKSIEEVKDKLQGMGLGLKP; encoded by the coding sequence ATGACAGAGTTCATGAGGCCCCAGGTCACGGTCGACCAGGTCGATGACCGGGTTGCTCGCTACATCGTGGAGCCGCTGGAGCGTGGCTTTGGCTACACGCTGGGCAACTGCATGCGACGCGTTCTGCTGTCGTCTCTGCAGGGTGCGGCCGCGACCTCAATCCGGGTCGAGGGAATACAGCACGAGTTCGCGTCGATCGAGGGCGTCCGCGAGGACGTCACCGACGTCGTGCTCAATGTGAAGGGCCTTGTCTTCCGTGACTCCGGCGTAGGTGCCGGCGACGCGGTCGCCACGCTCAATGTCGCGGGTCCGGCAACGATCACCGGTGCCGACCTGAAGGTTCCCACCGAGTTCGAACTGGTGAACCCGGAGCACGTGATCGCGAACCTGAACGACAAGGGCAAGCTCGAGATGAGCATCCGCATCGGTGTTGGACGCGGCTACGTGTCGGCTGATCGCAACAAGCGTGCTGAAGACCCGATCGGGGTCATCAACATCGACTCGTTGTTCTCGCCGGTCAACCGCTGCACCTACGTTGTGGAGAACACCCGAGTCGGTCAGCGCACCGACTACGATCGTCTGACCCTCGAGGTTGAGACGAACGGAGCCATCGACCCCGGCGAAGCCGTAGCTCGCGCCGGGCACATCATCGATGAGCACATGATGTTGTTCGTCGACCAGGCATCGGGCGTCATGCCCGAAGAGGGCATCTTCCTCGCGCCCGACGACAACGACGAAGGCATGCTCGACACGCCGATCGAAGAGCTGGACCTTTCCGTCCGCTCGTACAACTGCTTGAAGCGCCAGGGTGTCAACACGATCGGCCAGTTGACGGAGTGTTCCGAGCAGGATCTGCTCAACATTCGAAACTTCGGCGCCAAGTCCATCGAAGAAGTCAAGGACAAGCTCCAGGGCATGGGCCTGGGCTTGAAGCCGTAG